One Spirochaetota bacterium DNA window includes the following coding sequences:
- the atpG gene encoding ATP synthase F1 subunit gamma: MATQREILKRIKSVKNTQKITKTMEMVSTAKMKKMQDRITMSKPYGEKLETIIDHLRQTGVEDVYDPLMQERPDPNRILVLMITGNRGLCGGFNTRVIDNTINFKKKLSIEEGKEVLIYSMGKKGSNYFRFIKEPIYKSVLNPEDKFKFEDASKLGDELINLFVTGEVDEVYVSYTKIMTRSTQKATITRLLPLKPESVAIQESVEDFHVEYIFEPNPYKIFSSLLPLYIKMKLYLAVLESGFSENFARRVAMKNATDAAKEMVRDLTITYNRARQAKITKEISEIVGGAAALE, encoded by the coding sequence GTGGCAACACAACGAGAGATATTAAAGCGAATAAAGTCTGTCAAAAATACGCAGAAGATCACCAAGACAATGGAAATGGTTTCCACTGCCAAGATGAAAAAAATGCAGGACAGGATAACCATGTCAAAACCATATGGTGAAAAGCTGGAAACCATAATTGACCATCTGCGACAGACCGGCGTTGAAGATGTATACGACCCACTTATGCAGGAAAGACCGGATCCAAATAGAATTTTAGTTTTGATGATCACCGGTAATAGAGGCCTTTGTGGTGGATTTAATACACGAGTAATTGATAATACTATAAATTTTAAAAAGAAGCTATCCATTGAAGAAGGAAAAGAAGTACTTATTTATTCAATGGGTAAAAAGGGCTCAAATTATTTCAGGTTCATTAAAGAGCCCATATATAAAAGTGTATTAAACCCTGAAGATAAATTCAAATTTGAAGATGCATCCAAATTAGGGGATGAATTAATCAATTTGTTTGTTACCGGCGAAGTTGATGAGGTTTACGTTTCGTATACTAAAATTATGACTCGATCAACACAGAAAGCTACAATTACTCGGCTGCTTCCATTGAAGCCTGAGAGTGTAGCAATACAGGAAAGTGTTGAAGATTTTCATGTAGAGTATATATTTGAGCCTAATCCATATAAGATTTTTTCTTCATTGCTGCCATTGTATATTAAGATGAAATTGTATCTAGCAGTGCTGGAGTCAGGTTTTTCAGAAAATTTTGCACGTAGAGTAGCAATGAAGAATGCAACAGATGCAGCAAAAGAAATGGTAAGAGATTTGACTATAACATATAACAGAGCTCGCCAGGCCAAGATTACTAAGGAAATCTCTGAAATTGTAGGTGGTGCTGCGGCCCTTGAATAA
- the atpA gene encoding F0F1 ATP synthase subunit alpha, whose translation MKIKTEEIKSIIKKEIEGYKSQLDVREVGTVIQVGDGIARIYGLDNAMAGEMLEFENGAYGLVFNLEENSIGAVILGDYLSIQEGDSVKRLNRVLAVPVGEELLGRVVNPLGIPMDNKGPINSSKMRPVEFIAPGIADRQPVKEPLQTGIKAIDSMTPIGRGQRELIIGDRKTGKTAIAIDAIINQKGKGVYCIYVAIGQKASTVAAVVEKLEQYGAMDYTIVVAANASDPAPLQYIAPYAGCAMGEYFMYEKNGHSLCIYDDLSKQANAYRQLSLLLRRPPGREAYPGDIFYCHSRLLERAAKLSDDLGGGSLTALPVIETQEGEVSAYIPTNVISITDGQIYLVPGLFASGIRPAVDVGISVSRVGGNAQIKAMKKYAGSLRLDLAQFRELEAFAQLGTELDPATQRQLDRGQRLVEVLKQDQYEPMPVAEQVAIIYAGTQGYLDKIPVSEVRKFEKEFLKFMREAHPELLDGISSTGELKDPDRFGKVVGDFVESYLAGKKADVRA comes from the coding sequence ATGAAGATTAAAACTGAAGAAATAAAATCGATTATTAAAAAGGAAATTGAAGGGTATAAGTCACAGTTAGATGTACGGGAAGTTGGTACTGTTATCCAGGTTGGTGACGGTATAGCACGAATTTATGGGTTGGATAACGCAATGGCTGGCGAAATGCTTGAGTTTGAGAATGGAGCTTATGGCCTGGTATTTAACCTTGAAGAAAATTCAATAGGTGCTGTTATTTTAGGTGACTACCTTTCAATTCAGGAAGGTGATTCTGTTAAACGTTTAAACAGAGTTCTGGCTGTACCCGTTGGGGAAGAACTATTAGGAAGAGTTGTCAATCCTTTGGGTATTCCAATGGATAACAAAGGTCCCATTAATTCTAGCAAGATGAGGCCTGTAGAGTTTATTGCTCCTGGTATTGCTGACCGTCAGCCTGTAAAAGAACCTTTACAGACAGGTATTAAAGCAATTGACTCCATGACACCTATAGGACGAGGCCAGCGAGAACTTATCATTGGTGACCGTAAAACTGGTAAAACTGCTATTGCAATTGATGCAATAATCAACCAGAAAGGTAAAGGTGTATATTGTATATATGTAGCTATTGGTCAGAAAGCATCTACCGTTGCAGCAGTTGTGGAGAAGTTAGAGCAATACGGTGCAATGGATTATACAATAGTTGTTGCTGCTAATGCTTCAGACCCAGCACCACTACAGTATATAGCTCCATATGCTGGTTGTGCCATGGGTGAATATTTTATGTATGAAAAAAATGGTCATTCCTTGTGTATTTATGATGACCTTTCCAAGCAGGCAAATGCATATAGGCAGCTGTCATTGTTACTCCGAAGGCCTCCAGGACGTGAAGCATATCCTGGTGACATCTTTTATTGCCATTCACGACTCCTTGAGCGAGCTGCAAAGCTGTCTGATGATTTGGGTGGTGGTTCACTTACAGCATTGCCGGTAATTGAAACTCAGGAAGGTGAAGTTTCTGCTTACATTCCTACAAACGTTATATCCATTACAGATGGTCAGATATACCTTGTTCCAGGATTGTTTGCTTCAGGTATCAGACCTGCTGTTGATGTTGGTATTTCAGTATCGCGAGTTGGTGGTAATGCTCAGATTAAAGCCATGAAAAAGTATGCAGGTTCATTACGACTTGATTTAGCACAGTTCAGGGAACTTGAAGCTTTTGCACAGTTAGGAACCGAACTTGACCCGGCTACTCAGCGTCAGCTTGATAGAGGGCAGAGGCTTGTTGAGGTATTAAAACAGGATCAGTATGAACCAATGCCAGTTGCCGAACAGGTAGCTATCATATATGCAGGTACTCAGGGCTATCTGGACAAGATCCCGGTATCTGAAGTAAGAAAGTTTGAAAAAGAATTTTTAAAATTCATGCGCGAGGCTCATCCAGAATTATTAGACGGTATTTCATCAACTGGCGAATTAAAGGATCCGGATAGATTTGGCAAAGTAGTGGGTGATTTTGTAGAAAGTTACCTGGCCGGTAAAAAGGCAGATGTTAGGGCTTAA
- the atpH gene encoding ATP synthase F1 subunit delta has protein sequence MATSEVAKVYAGALLEIAHEKNAISKVEEELSFLAELLKNDYDLMRYFSAPGITKESKKQFVDKVFGSELSELMVNFLKVLIDNGRQQDIPDISVAFSELLDIVNNRQKIKLVSSVKLDSDIINRIKKGLEDRFNKNIIVEEVIDPTILGGIIVQVDDLIIDASLKNDLLKLREKLLQSKIRGEVAYED, from the coding sequence GTGGCAACAAGTGAAGTAGCGAAAGTTTATGCAGGTGCTTTGTTAGAGATTGCGCACGAGAAAAACGCAATATCAAAAGTAGAGGAAGAGTTATCATTTCTTGCTGAGCTTTTAAAAAATGATTATGATCTTATGCGTTATTTCAGTGCGCCAGGTATTACAAAGGAATCAAAAAAGCAGTTTGTTGACAAAGTTTTTGGCAGTGAACTATCTGAACTTATGGTTAACTTTCTTAAAGTATTAATAGATAATGGACGTCAACAGGACATTCCGGATATTAGTGTCGCTTTCAGCGAATTACTCGATATAGTAAATAATCGTCAGAAAATTAAATTAGTCAGCAGCGTTAAACTCGATTCAGATATCATAAATAGAATCAAAAAAGGTTTAGAAGATCGTTTTAATAAGAATATCATTGTTGAAGAAGTGATAGATCCAACTATTTTAGGTGGTATTATAGTGCAAGTAGATGATTTAATTATAGATGCTTCATTGAAAAATGATTTATTAAAGTTACGTGAAAAATTATTACAAAGTAAGATCAGAGGTGAAGTGGCTTATGAAGATTAA
- the atpF gene encoding F0F1 ATP synthase subunit B, whose product MEVLKEGLLKVDPGLLLWTIITFIVLLLILWKAAWKPIVEALDARAEKIRGDIESAEKSRLEAERLFAEHKAMMDKAKEEAASIIAEGKADAEKLKNSIVEKANQEAKDLIERARREINLAKDKALAEIQAEVVTISTDIAAKIIAKNLKVEDQKALVEEALQKIRTVQ is encoded by the coding sequence ATGGAAGTTTTAAAAGAAGGCTTGCTAAAGGTTGATCCCGGCCTCCTGTTATGGACAATAATAACCTTTATTGTGTTGTTATTGATATTATGGAAAGCCGCATGGAAGCCAATTGTTGAGGCGCTTGATGCAAGGGCTGAAAAGATTCGTGGTGACATTGAATCTGCTGAAAAGTCCCGTCTTGAAGCCGAAAGGCTGTTTGCTGAGCATAAAGCAATGATGGATAAGGCAAAAGAGGAGGCGGCAAGCATCATCGCTGAAGGTAAGGCTGATGCGGAAAAGTTAAAAAATTCCATAGTTGAAAAGGCAAATCAGGAAGCCAAGGATCTCATTGAAAGAGCGCGTCGCGAGATTAATCTTGCAAAGGATAAAGCGCTGGCAGAGATTCAGGCTGAAGTTGTAACAATATCTACTGATATTGCTGCAAAAATTATCGCAAAGAATCTCAAAGTTGAAGATCAGAAAGCCCTTGTAGAAGAGGCATTACAGAAAATAAGGACAGTTCAGTAG
- the atpE gene encoding ATP synthase F0 subunit C, giving the protein MEYLGLSYLAAGFGAGLIVFGAALGIGKLATGALEGMARQPELSGDLRTAMIIAAALIEGFTFFALVVTFMLATKAPIATPVEKPAAEQTEVK; this is encoded by the coding sequence ATGGAATATTTAGGCCTTTCTTACCTCGCAGCGGGTTTCGGAGCTGGTTTGATAGTTTTTGGTGCAGCACTAGGTATTGGTAAATTAGCTACTGGTGCTTTAGAAGGTATGGCACGTCAGCCAGAGTTGAGTGGTGACTTAAGAACAGCAATGATTATTGCTGCTGCTCTTATCGAAGGTTTCACTTTCTTTGCTCTCGTTGTAACATTCATGCTTGCAACAAAAGCTCCAATTGCTACGCCAGTTGAGAAGCCAGCAGCAGAGCAGACTGAAGTTAAGTAA